The following proteins are encoded in a genomic region of Nicotiana sylvestris chromosome 4, ASM39365v2, whole genome shotgun sequence:
- the LOC104223683 gene encoding HMG-Y-related protein B: MATEIQIDNPTPTQLQPSAPSVLPSYPEMIMEAIEALNDENGSNKSAIAKQIDATYGTLPPAHGTLLAHHLNKMKQSGQLVMAKNNYMKPDPNAPPRRGRGRPPKPKAPLPEGYVPPPPRPRGRPPKERDPHAPILVPMKITSPSSGGTGKKRGRPRKYPNDTSSPSPAVVLPPSGTPRGRGRPPKVKTPVAAEVGA, translated from the exons ATGGCTACTGAGATACAAATTGATAACCCAACTCCTACTCAGCTTCAGCCTTCTGCTCCTTCAGTTTTGCCTTCGTATCCCGAG ATGATAATGGAAGCTATAGAAGCTTTGAACGACGAAAATGGTTCGAATAAATCAGCAATTGCAAAGCAAATTGATGCGACTTATGGTACACTACCACCAGCACACGGTACACTCCTTGCACATCACCTGAACAAAATGAAGCAAAGTGGTCAGCTCGTTATGGCCAAGAACAATTACATGAAGCCTGATCCAAACGCGCCGCCGCGCCGCGGCCGTGGACGTCCGCCAAAGCCCAAAGCTCCACTTCCAGAAGGATATGTACCTCCTCCACCACGACCACGTGGCCGGCCGCCCAAGGAGCGTGACCCACACGCACCAATTTTAGTGCCCATGAAAATTACTTCTCCTTCTTCTGGTGGCACTGGAAAGAAACGTGGACGGCCACGTAAGTACCCAAACGACACGAGTTCACCTTCTCCGGCGGTGGTTCTGCCGCCGAGTGGCACTCCTAGAGGAAGAGGAAGGCCGCCGAAGGTGAAGACTCCGGTGGCTGCAGAAGTAGGGGCTTAA